In the genome of Eggerthella sp. YY7918, one region contains:
- the selA gene encoding L-seryl-tRNA(Sec) selenium transferase — translation MISSAQQDILRSLPQVEEVLRSSRLRALEALLPHQVLADCAREAISEHRENILNKTRCSTIDPDEVIEAARTKALGYLEPSLRRAINATGVIVHTNLGRSPLADEAAEAVMQVARSYSTLEYDTNLRARGSRHDHVEGLLCALTGAEAAIAVNNNAAAVVMVLAEFAKGHEAIVSRGELVEIGGSFRIPDIMAFSDACMVEVGTTNKTHAADYERALGPHTSMLLKVHPSNYRVVGFSESVAINDLREIADRENERRRQEGIDQEVLVYEDQGSGAFINLACFGEYAEPTVAESVRSGCDLVSFSGDKLLGGPQAGIVVGSKHLIDRLKKNPLARAMRLDKMTLAALEATLRLYLNPDTALKNIPTLRMLSEADERVHERAERLADMLRSVLPQGSTRVDVVPEIARTGGGALPLCEIASFATRVSFERGSAQDCEIFLVSKRTTPIIPRIKNDAVLFDARTLSDDELPELGEALCAYFESVGA, via the coding sequence ATGATATCTTCGGCCCAGCAAGACATACTGCGCTCGCTTCCCCAGGTGGAAGAAGTGCTCCGATCCTCGCGTTTGCGTGCGTTAGAAGCGCTCTTGCCGCATCAGGTGCTTGCAGATTGCGCCCGCGAGGCCATTAGCGAACATCGCGAGAACATTCTTAACAAAACGCGTTGTAGCACCATAGATCCTGATGAAGTGATCGAAGCCGCGCGCACAAAAGCACTGGGCTACCTTGAGCCCTCGCTCCGCCGCGCCATAAACGCGACCGGCGTAATTGTGCACACCAACCTGGGCCGCAGCCCGCTTGCCGATGAGGCAGCCGAAGCGGTCATGCAGGTGGCCCGGAGTTATTCGACGCTTGAATACGACACGAATCTACGTGCTCGCGGAAGCCGACACGACCACGTCGAAGGCCTTCTCTGTGCGCTCACCGGCGCCGAAGCTGCCATCGCTGTGAACAATAACGCTGCCGCTGTTGTCATGGTGCTCGCTGAATTCGCCAAAGGTCACGAGGCCATTGTTTCGCGCGGCGAGCTGGTGGAAATTGGTGGATCGTTTCGCATTCCCGACATCATGGCATTTTCTGATGCCTGCATGGTAGAAGTGGGAACGACAAACAAAACGCACGCAGCTGACTACGAACGTGCTCTTGGGCCACATACCTCCATGCTTCTTAAGGTGCATCCCTCGAACTACCGCGTTGTGGGCTTTTCGGAAAGCGTCGCGATAAACGATCTGCGAGAAATTGCCGATCGCGAAAACGAACGGCGTCGTCAGGAAGGCATCGACCAAGAGGTGCTGGTCTACGAGGATCAGGGATCGGGCGCGTTCATCAATCTTGCCTGTTTCGGCGAATACGCCGAGCCTACGGTAGCTGAATCGGTGCGGTCGGGCTGTGACCTCGTGTCGTTTTCGGGTGACAAGCTGCTTGGCGGCCCGCAGGCCGGCATCGTGGTTGGGTCAAAGCACCTGATAGATCGTCTCAAGAAAAATCCCCTTGCACGTGCGATGCGCCTCGACAAGATGACGCTTGCCGCACTTGAAGCGACACTGCGCCTCTACCTCAACCCTGACACCGCGCTTAAGAACATCCCAACGCTTCGCATGCTCTCCGAAGCCGACGAGCGTGTGCACGAACGCGCCGAGCGACTTGCCGATATGCTGCGTTCTGTGTTGCCCCAAGGCAGTACACGTGTTGATGTAGTGCCTGAAATCGCGCGGACCGGCGGAGGTGCATTACCCCTGTGCGAAATCGCCTCGTTTGCAACGCGCGTTTCGTTTGAGCGCGGCAGTGCGCAAGACTGCGAGATATTCCTCGTCTCAAAAAGAACAACCCCCATTATTCCCCGCATCAAAAACGATGCCGTTCTCTTTGATGCACGCACACTCTCTGATGACGAATTGCCTGAACTCGGTGAAGCTCTCTGTGCGTATTTCGAGAGCGTGGGGGCTTAG
- a CDS encoding DUF3343 domain-containing protein, whose protein sequence is MRVKTPKCVVAFATTTDAMAFEAKAASLGLPGRMIPLPSAISAGCGLAWCAPIQERDAIVQALVQHQVAYEGISEVELY, encoded by the coding sequence ATGCGCGTAAAAACGCCCAAGTGTGTGGTCGCTTTTGCCACTACCACCGATGCGATGGCATTTGAAGCTAAAGCTGCCTCTCTTGGATTGCCCGGGCGCATGATTCCCCTACCTTCTGCCATATCGGCTGGCTGCGGCCTGGCTTGGTGCGCTCCCATACAAGAGCGTGACGCCATTGTGCAGGCACTTGTTCAGCACCAGGTTGCGTATGAGGGGATCAGCGAGGTCGAGCTGTACTAA
- the yedF gene encoding sulfurtransferase-like selenium metabolism protein YedF translates to MEQIDARGQACPLPVVRAKKALSAMEAGKLEVLVDNETAVHNLEALARTLKYEAGSEQRGDEFAVIITKGAKENDDVSVATGDQPATSSDENAAQGAQVVVISSEFMGSGDDVLGRTLMKAFIFALTQQDELPAAVLLYNGGVTWACEGSEALDDLRALIDEGVEVLSCGTCLQHYGLTDQLAVGEATNMYVIVERQMAASVVVRP, encoded by the coding sequence ATGGAACAGATTGATGCGCGCGGGCAGGCCTGCCCTTTGCCGGTCGTACGTGCCAAAAAAGCGCTTTCCGCTATGGAGGCCGGCAAACTTGAGGTGCTGGTGGATAACGAAACCGCCGTCCATAATCTCGAAGCGCTTGCGCGTACACTCAAGTATGAGGCCGGAAGCGAACAGCGCGGAGATGAGTTTGCCGTGATTATCACGAAGGGTGCGAAGGAGAACGACGACGTATCCGTCGCGACCGGCGATCAGCCCGCCACGTCCTCTGATGAGAATGCGGCGCAGGGTGCGCAGGTGGTGGTCATATCCTCTGAATTCATGGGATCCGGGGATGACGTTTTAGGCCGTACCCTTATGAAGGCGTTCATCTTCGCCTTGACGCAACAGGACGAACTGCCTGCTGCGGTTCTTTTGTACAATGGCGGCGTTACATGGGCCTGCGAGGGGTCCGAAGCGCTTGACGACCTGCGTGCATTGATCGACGAAGGCGTAGAGGTGCTCAGCTGTGGCACGTGTTTGCAACACTACGGCCTGACTGATCAGCTGGCGGTGGGCGAAGCCACCAACATGTATGTGATCGTTGAGCGGCAGATGGCTGCTTCGGTGGTGGTGAGACCTTAA
- the fdhD gene encoding formate dehydrogenase accessory sulfurtransferase FdhD: MMHAFDEAARNGSSSECTSQQSESVRRVEALLVSEKGCEKTDESVAIEVHADFVVNDVWWASTALTPIDLADCAYGALFSAGSIVTPEEVVALEVAHHDKGVAVKVRLNEEATARHMRAMEQGTQSSKPPCAAMGETEAGPFKPEAIWRMSRSLLSKQGMHRATGATHAAVFADREGQPLIMREDVGRHNAVDKLIGALLRAGVDTGEGFVYLSSRCALELVTKCAHAGVRVVATVSAPTTAVLDFAAEHDVTLCAFARDGRFTIYAHPERIAL, encoded by the coding sequence ATGATGCATGCGTTCGATGAGGCTGCGCGTAACGGTTCGTCCTCCGAGTGCACTTCGCAGCAGAGCGAAAGCGTGCGGCGTGTTGAGGCGCTGCTCGTGAGCGAAAAGGGATGTGAGAAAACCGACGAGTCGGTCGCGATTGAAGTGCACGCCGACTTTGTGGTGAACGACGTCTGGTGGGCCAGCACCGCTCTGACGCCGATCGATTTAGCCGATTGCGCATATGGCGCGTTGTTTTCAGCGGGAAGCATTGTGACGCCCGAAGAGGTGGTGGCCCTTGAGGTTGCTCACCACGACAAGGGCGTGGCGGTAAAGGTCCGTCTGAACGAAGAAGCGACTGCTCGGCATATGCGTGCAATGGAACAGGGGACACAATCAAGCAAGCCCCCCTGCGCGGCGATGGGCGAAACCGAGGCTGGTCCCTTCAAACCTGAAGCTATCTGGCGTATGAGCAGGTCGCTTCTTTCCAAACAGGGTATGCATCGCGCAACGGGAGCCACTCATGCTGCCGTGTTTGCGGATCGTGAGGGACAACCGCTCATCATGCGCGAGGATGTCGGGCGCCACAACGCGGTGGATAAGCTTATCGGGGCGCTGTTGCGCGCGGGTGTAGACACCGGTGAAGGTTTTGTTTACTTGTCGAGTCGCTGCGCGCTTGAGCTTGTGACAAAATGTGCTCACGCAGGTGTGCGCGTGGTGGCGACCGTATCGGCTCCTACAACGGCCGTGCTCGACTTCGCCGCCGAACACGACGTTACGTTGTGCGCCTTTGCGCGCGATGGACGATTCACCATCTATGCGCACCCTGAACGGATTGCGCTTTAA
- a CDS encoding RNA polymerase sigma factor: MEENRSVDAEADRLVQTYADLILRLSYTYLHSTHDAEDICQNVLMKLMVGNQAFESSEHERAWIIRTTVNACKDVLKSARKRTSVSLEAAANASAPEPPDSDVLDAVMELPDTYREAIYLHYYEGYTVREIACMTGRSEDAVAAHLSRGRAKLRVLLEGEPDE, from the coding sequence ATGGAAGAGAATCGATCGGTCGATGCGGAGGCGGATCGGCTTGTGCAGACATACGCCGACCTCATTCTGCGTCTGAGCTATACCTATCTTCACTCTACGCATGATGCTGAGGATATTTGTCAGAACGTCCTCATGAAGCTTATGGTGGGCAATCAGGCGTTCGAATCATCCGAACACGAGCGCGCATGGATTATCCGTACAACTGTGAATGCCTGTAAAGACGTGTTGAAAAGTGCACGTAAGCGCACTTCGGTATCGCTTGAGGCGGCCGCAAACGCTTCTGCACCCGAACCTCCAGACAGCGACGTGCTCGATGCAGTGATGGAACTACCCGATACCTATCGCGAAGCCATCTACCTGCACTATTACGAAGGATATACCGTACGCGAAATAGCATGTATGACAGGACGCAGCGAAGATGCCGTAGCGGCACACCTGAGCCGCGGGCGAGCAAAACTTCGTGTGTTGTTGGAAGGAGAGCCTGATGAATAA
- the selD gene encoding selenide, water dikinase SelD has protein sequence MSETERIRLTHMTEKGGUAAKWGPGDLETILKEIAPPPNAELMLGFDTSDDAAVYRLSDDMAAVLTLDFFTPVVDDPYEFGAIAAANALSDVFAMGAKPLTALNILAFPCSLGTDVVAEVLRGGADKVTEAGAFVVGGHSIEDDEPKYGLSVFGTVHPDRLLRNGGAQPGDVLFYTKPIGSGLMNSAFRAGFEHDESMRPVIESMMELNKAGADAMREVSVHAATDVTGFGLAGHLHEMLEASGCAAELVWDALPLFEGAYQYSCDFCRPAKTFGLIDWAREFVSQGSLADEEFENRMGVLCDPQTSGGLLVALAKSDAETFALAFERITGRAPARIGSVNAGPSGTITIR, from the coding sequence ATGAGCGAAACCGAGCGCATTCGCTTGACACATATGACCGAAAAAGGCGGTTGAGCAGCCAAGTGGGGTCCGGGCGATCTCGAAACAATCTTAAAAGAAATTGCACCACCACCCAATGCCGAGCTCATGCTGGGCTTCGACACCTCGGACGATGCCGCCGTCTATCGCCTTTCCGACGATATGGCTGCGGTACTCACCCTCGACTTTTTTACGCCAGTTGTGGACGACCCCTATGAGTTTGGAGCTATCGCGGCAGCCAATGCGCTTTCCGATGTGTTTGCCATGGGCGCAAAGCCCCTCACCGCACTCAACATCCTCGCGTTTCCGTGCAGCCTAGGTACCGATGTGGTGGCCGAGGTGCTGCGCGGCGGCGCCGACAAGGTGACGGAAGCGGGCGCATTTGTGGTAGGCGGCCATTCCATCGAAGATGACGAACCGAAGTACGGTTTGTCGGTGTTTGGGACCGTGCATCCCGACCGCCTTTTACGAAACGGCGGCGCTCAGCCGGGCGATGTGCTGTTCTACACTAAGCCAATCGGATCTGGCCTGATGAATTCTGCCTTCCGTGCTGGATTCGAACATGACGAGAGCATGCGCCCGGTCATCGAATCCATGATGGAGCTCAACAAGGCAGGAGCCGATGCTATGCGCGAGGTATCGGTTCACGCAGCAACTGACGTGACGGGGTTTGGCCTTGCGGGGCATCTGCATGAGATGCTTGAAGCAAGCGGATGCGCGGCCGAACTTGTGTGGGATGCGCTTCCCCTGTTCGAAGGCGCATATCAGTACTCTTGCGACTTCTGTCGCCCCGCCAAAACATTTGGCCTTATCGACTGGGCTCGAGAATTTGTGTCCCAGGGATCACTCGCCGACGAAGAATTCGAAAACCGTATGGGCGTGCTGTGCGACCCACAAACGAGCGGCGGACTTTTGGTTGCTCTTGCAAAAAGCGATGCGGAAACTTTTGCGCTGGCGTTTGAACGCATAACCGGACGCGCTCCCGCGCGCATTGGATCGGTTAACGCAGGTCCGTCCGGCACCATCACAATCCGATAA
- a CDS encoding cold-shock protein produces the protein MSIGTVKWFNADKGYGFISQDGGDDLFVHFSEIQSDGFKTLEENARVEFTVAAGNNGKDQATKVHAL, from the coding sequence ATGTCTATTGGTACAGTTAAGTGGTTCAACGCCGACAAGGGTTATGGTTTCATCTCTCAGGACGGCGGCGACGATCTGTTCGTGCACTTCAGCGAAATTCAGTCCGACGGTTTCAAGACCCTCGAAGAGAATGCTCGCGTTGAATTCACGGTAGCCGCTGGCAACAACGGCAAAGATCAGGCAACCAAGGTTCACGCCCTGTAG
- a CDS encoding DUF4179 domain-containing protein: MNKEFDGYRETMESLQFSPEAKKRMTNTLVEAAKAQPQKTLVRATRGGRRPWRIFAAAAAAAALVVAIGGGAYASGELMSVTNVLDDLFGGAPAQTEVVDKIGRPIGASATSNDVTITAEAIIGDKANYVIVYSIAKQDGTAFDLPEPLDNGVLPLVFTGETSSHVDGENSGGGAAYFYDADPNDNVFQYVEEKSVEMGGTSLIGKTARVHLENLMLQDGDKWYLFAGGSWDFKFTINYEDTSVSLSAGQTFDLNGMNATVDGVDISPIAVTLNYTVDAPFALLEEESGRMSERAERELDRFNPSIALNMKDGTILDVSNGSWGAQPSDSETVCYKNVVLPQFVNLDDVASVTIGTTTVPMP, from the coding sequence ATGAATAAGGAATTCGACGGGTATCGTGAAACGATGGAGAGCCTGCAGTTTTCTCCTGAGGCAAAGAAGCGCATGACGAACACTTTGGTAGAAGCGGCGAAGGCTCAACCGCAAAAGACTCTCGTGCGGGCCACACGCGGCGGTCGTCGCCCATGGCGCATCTTTGCCGCTGCAGCCGCAGCGGCGGCACTTGTGGTGGCGATAGGTGGCGGAGCCTACGCGTCAGGGGAGCTCATGAGCGTGACGAATGTGCTGGATGATCTGTTTGGCGGCGCCCCAGCTCAGACCGAGGTCGTCGACAAGATCGGCCGTCCTATTGGCGCAAGTGCTACGTCGAATGACGTGACTATCACTGCTGAAGCTATCATCGGTGACAAAGCGAATTATGTGATTGTGTATAGCATCGCAAAGCAAGATGGTACGGCATTTGATTTACCGGAGCCTCTTGACAATGGTGTGCTTCCCCTTGTGTTCACGGGAGAAACAAGTAGCCATGTCGATGGCGAAAACAGCGGGGGAGGTGCGGCGTATTTCTATGATGCCGACCCCAATGACAACGTCTTCCAATATGTTGAAGAAAAGTCGGTAGAGATGGGTGGCACGAGCCTTATAGGAAAAACGGCACGCGTGCATCTTGAAAACTTGATGTTGCAGGACGGCGACAAGTGGTACCTGTTTGCAGGAGGTTCGTGGGACTTCAAGTTCACGATCAACTATGAGGATACCTCTGTAAGCCTTTCCGCGGGGCAAACATTTGACCTCAACGGCATGAACGCAACGGTTGATGGTGTAGATATCTCACCTATTGCTGTGACGCTTAACTACACGGTAGATGCTCCATTCGCTCTGTTAGAAGAAGAATCAGGACGCATGAGCGAACGTGCCGAGCGCGAACTTGATCGCTTTAACCCGAGTATTGCACTAAACATGAAGGACGGCACGATTCTAGATGTTTCGAACGGTTCATGGGGTGCGCAGCCGTCGGACAGCGAAACGGTTTGCTACAAGAACGTAGTACTTCCTCAGTTCGTGAACCTGGATGATGTGGCGTCCGTCACGATCGGCACCACGACAGTGCCTATGCCATAA
- a CDS encoding aminotransferase class V-fold PLP-dependent enzyme: MIYFDNAATTAHKPPEVACAVAEAINGFGGVGRGAHEASLGAGRAVLGARSSLARLLGLSHPSRVVLCSNATEALNIALSGLMRPGDRAVTTAASHNSVLRPLYRKVDEEGCTLEIVPLAADGALDYDAFAAALEPGTRLAAVTHASNVTGDVYDIARIARLCHANETLLVVDAAQTAGVIDLDMERDGLDVVAFTGHKSLYGPQGTGGLAVVEGVDIPPFKVGGSGIQSFDRRHPAQMPERLEAGTLNAHGIAGLAAGLAFIEEQGVETMGAAVRSLAERFESGVREIPGVQVYGGGGDAGRCGIVALNVGDIDSAEVGAILNDEYGIAVRAGAHCAPLMHEALGTREQGVVRFSFSFFNTQDEVDEGIRALTEIVASLKEE, encoded by the coding sequence ATGATCTATTTCGATAACGCAGCCACCACGGCTCATAAGCCGCCTGAAGTTGCCTGTGCGGTGGCGGAAGCCATCAACGGGTTTGGCGGCGTGGGGCGCGGCGCGCACGAGGCCTCGCTGGGGGCCGGGCGTGCGGTGTTGGGTGCGCGAAGCTCCCTGGCGCGCCTGCTTGGCCTGTCCCATCCCTCGCGCGTAGTGCTGTGCTCGAATGCGACAGAGGCGCTCAATATTGCACTGAGCGGCCTCATGCGCCCTGGTGATCGAGCGGTCACCACAGCTGCCTCGCACAATTCGGTGCTGCGCCCGCTGTATCGCAAGGTGGATGAAGAAGGTTGCACGCTTGAGATAGTTCCTCTTGCTGCTGATGGGGCCCTTGATTACGATGCCTTTGCCGCAGCGCTCGAGCCTGGTACTCGCTTGGCGGCGGTCACGCATGCTTCGAATGTGACGGGGGATGTCTACGATATAGCGCGTATCGCACGCTTATGTCACGCGAACGAAACGCTGCTTGTGGTGGATGCAGCGCAGACGGCTGGCGTTATCGACCTTGATATGGAGCGCGATGGCCTTGACGTTGTGGCGTTTACCGGCCACAAAAGTCTCTACGGGCCGCAGGGCACCGGTGGGCTTGCGGTTGTCGAAGGTGTGGACATACCTCCATTCAAAGTGGGTGGATCAGGCATACAGAGCTTCGATCGGCGTCATCCCGCACAGATGCCCGAACGTCTGGAAGCAGGAACGCTGAACGCCCACGGCATCGCTGGCTTAGCCGCTGGTCTTGCGTTTATTGAAGAGCAAGGTGTTGAAACAATGGGGGCCGCCGTACGGAGCCTCGCAGAGCGTTTTGAGAGCGGCGTGCGAGAAATTCCCGGCGTGCAAGTGTACGGGGGAGGAGGCGACGCGGGACGCTGCGGTATCGTTGCACTTAATGTGGGGGATATCGACTCTGCGGAGGTTGGTGCTATCCTCAATGACGAATACGGCATAGCGGTGCGTGCAGGTGCCCATTGCGCTCCGCTTATGCACGAGGCGCTCGGTACGCGCGAGCAGGGTGTCGTTCGCTTTAGTTTCAGCTTCTTCAACACCCAAGACGAGGTGGACGAAGGTATTCGGGCACTCACTGAGATTGTCGCCTCACTGAAAGAGGAGTGA